One genomic window of Sporosarcina ureae includes the following:
- a CDS encoding universal stress protein codes for MKIAVAIDGSENAMRAAKHAIMLAEYLPQVTLEIIYVEDLSEAKIGRQLSQSPESLALKREQKMQPILAMAKEAAVDTKVIMLKGNPSQEIIRYVNDRKINKLVIGSRGLNSIQEMVMGSVSHKVMKHVDCPVTVVK; via the coding sequence ATGAAAATTGCTGTAGCGATTGATGGATCTGAAAATGCGATGCGTGCCGCAAAACATGCGATTATGCTAGCGGAATATTTACCTCAAGTTACGTTAGAGATTATCTATGTAGAGGATCTCAGCGAGGCGAAGATCGGCAGACAGTTATCACAAAGTCCGGAAAGCCTAGCACTGAAACGTGAACAAAAGATGCAACCAATTTTAGCTATGGCGAAGGAAGCAGCGGTAGATACGAAAGTGATTATGCTTAAAGGGAATCCTAGTCAGGAAATAATAAGATATGTGAATGATAGGAAAATCAACAAATTAGTCATCGGCAGCCGCGGTTTAAATTCAATTCAAGAAATGGTGATGGGCAGTGTCAGTCATAAAGTGATGAAACATGTGGACTGTCCAGTAACAGTGGTAAAATAA
- a CDS encoding YitT family protein codes for MKVITKKSHKKLRLLYQAFFVMLGGVITAYGLESVLIPNNVSDGGVTGLSIVGSKVFGLPLGVLIAVLNIPFIYLGYKQIGRRFAALSVVGIVSLSASTSLMHHIPIIVQDDTLLVTVVGGIIIGVGIGIALRNGGALDGIDMLAVLLSRKLPFGTSDLILFLNIFVFIVVSTVFGLTGAIMSAIAYFIASKVISIMEIGFSGSKTFKIVTEKPELMIEEIHGRLGRSATYQMVQGSYTNKQFMEITCNIHHLEDSKMKEIIRDVDKNAFVAVYEVAEIKRGNFGGGQVR; via the coding sequence ATGAAAGTAATTACTAAGAAGTCACATAAGAAGTTACGACTTTTGTATCAAGCCTTTTTCGTCATGCTGGGTGGAGTGATTACAGCGTATGGACTTGAATCAGTCCTTATTCCGAACAATGTATCGGATGGTGGGGTTACAGGCCTTAGTATTGTAGGTTCTAAAGTTTTTGGACTTCCGTTAGGTGTTTTAATTGCGGTTTTAAATATTCCGTTTATCTATCTTGGTTATAAACAGATAGGCAGGCGCTTTGCGGCGCTTTCTGTAGTAGGCATCGTATCTTTAAGTGCCAGTACAAGTCTAATGCATCATATTCCCATCATTGTACAAGACGATACATTATTGGTAACTGTAGTTGGCGGGATCATTATTGGAGTCGGAATCGGAATAGCTTTGCGTAACGGTGGAGCACTCGACGGTATTGATATGCTAGCAGTGTTGCTGTCAAGGAAACTTCCGTTTGGTACAAGCGATCTTATTTTGTTTCTGAATATTTTTGTCTTTATCGTCGTTTCAACTGTTTTTGGACTGACAGGTGCCATTATGTCAGCAATTGCTTATTTCATCGCATCGAAAGTCATATCTATCATGGAAATAGGATTTAGTGGTTCCAAAACATTTAAGATTGTAACGGAAAAACCTGAATTGATGATCGAAGAGATTCACGGACGTTTGGGTCGGAGTGCTACTTACCAAATGGTACAAGGGAGTTATACCAATAAACAGTTCATGGAAATCACTTGCAATATTCATCATTTGGAAGATAGTAAAATGAAAGAAATCATTCGTGACGTAGACAAAAATGCATTTGTGGCGGTATATGAAGTTGCAGAAATTAAGCGAGGGAATTTTGGCGGGGGGCAAGTGCGTTAA